The Candidatus Desulfarcum epimagneticum region AAAAAGAGCTGTCGGAAATCATGAAATACATCGAGGGCTCCCAGAACGCGATTCTGTATTCCCACCGGCGATACGGGAAAAGCTCCCTCATCCGGCAGGCGTTTCGCCAAATCCGGGAAACCAAAATGGATATCGGGACCGTTTATGTGGAGCTTTACGGCGCCACATCCGAAAAAGATTTCATCTTAAGCTCGTTCCACGCCCTGACCCGTCTGGAGTCCAGCCTGGAGCGGCTGGTCAAATTTTTCAGCCAGGCCGCGAAAAACATCCGCCTCAATCTCAGCGTGGACCCCATGTCCGGGGAAACATCCATCTCCCCCTCCTTTGATCCCTTTGACGAAAAAATCGCGCTGGAAGAGCTGATGGGCGCCATTGAGAGGTATTCCGAAAAACGAAAACTCGCCATCGCCTTTGACGAATTCCAGGAGACGGGTCAGTTCGGCGGGGAAGGCTTTGAAAAGCGCCTGCGCTCCTTTATCCAGGGCCATGAAAACGTCTGCTACATCTTTTCAGGCAGCCGGCGGCGCCTGCTGGCCGACATGTTCAACTCCAGCGGCCGGGCGTTTTACAAAATGGCCGACAGCCTCCCCCTGGAGCGCATCGGGACCCGAAGCTACCTCCCCTGGATCGACGGCCTGTTCAGGCGAAAAGACGTCCGCCTGCCCCGGAGCCTGATGGAGGAAATCGTGGCCCGGTTTGAAAACCACCCCATGCACATCCAGAATTTTTTGTTCCACCTGTGGGAGGAGATTCCCGGCCGGGACGCGTCCCTTGAAACCATTGACCGGGTCGAGAGGGAGATGATCCAGCGAAAAAACACGGAATACGCCACCCTGTGGGAGACGCTGACCCTGAATCAGAAAAAAACCTTAAAACTCATCATCAGAAACCGGGGCGCCGGTCTTTTCACCGCCGAGTCCCTCCAGTCCGTGGGGCTTAAAACCGGCTCGGCCGCGTCCAAGGCCATCGCGGCGCTTTCTGAAAAAGAGATCATCTTAAAAAACGGCGTGTGGAAAATCCAGGACATCGTGTTCAAAAAATGGCTCCAAAAGACCCTGTCCATGTAAAAAAGGCCGGTCTAACGCGCCACATGGACAGGCGGCGCGGGCCGGCCGTGCAGGGCGCTCATCGAAGTCGCCAGGTACGCGCCCGTCCGGCAAAACACGACGGTGTCCCCCGGCCTCAGACCGGGCAGCGCGACCGATTCCCGAATGACGTCCAAAGGGGAGTTGGTCAAACCCGTCAACGTGTGAAAAACGGACGCCTTTCCCGAAACCGGCGCCATGTCCGCCCCTTTTCCCCTTAAAACCGCCACAGGGTAAGGCAGCCCGGGCGACGGAACCGGCGCGGCGGTGTTTAAAACAGCCACAACCCCGCCTTTGGCCCCCGGCTTTAAAACCGCCGCCTCAGCGGCCCAGTATCCGCAGCCCGACGCCGCGAAGGCCCCCGGCTCCACGGCGATTTCCCCGGCGAATCCCGCCGCTTTCAAAGGCCCGGCGACACGTGTCTCAAACGCCCCGGCGATCCGGTCCGGCGTCATGTTTTCCCGTTTTTTGCCGAAAGCCGGCCAGCCGCCCCCCAGGTTGACGCGCTCCAGGCCCCCCATCGCGTCCCCGAGATGGGTCGACAGGGTCTCAAGAAAGGGAAGATATTCCCGGGCCAGGTCCCCGGGGGTCTGGCCCTCATGCTCAAAATGAACATGGACCCCGGCCAGACGGGCCTTGGCGGCCCGAATTTTTTCAAGGGCCGCCGGAAGCTCCCGGACCCCGATTCCGAATTTGTTCAAATAATAAAAATCCCGCCCCGCTTTGAGCCTTAAGGACACCGGCCGGCCGGGAAGCCGGGAGAGCCACTGGTCCAGCTCCTGAATGGAATCCAGGTTGACCCAGGCGCCCGCCGCCGCCATGCGCGTCATGAGGCCGGGCTCCAACGCCACCCCGGTGTGGCTGATCCGGGCGCCGGGAATCCCGGTCTTTCGCGCCATCTCAAATTCCTGGGGCGAGCACACATCCAGCCCCGCGCGCCGGCCCGCCGCGGCCTTGAGCATTTCAGGATGGGGATTGCACTTGACCGGGAAAAAACAGGCGTCAAAGGCCCGGACCATGCGCCGGACCGAGCGCTCAAACGACGGCAGGTCATAGACCACGCAAGGCGCGCCGACGCGCCGGATCACATCCAGGACATGTTCGGGAATCAGCGGGGCGGGCGGGTCGCTTTGGGTATGGGTTTTTTTATCCATTTGGCGGCGTCTTTTGCGTTATGTCCAGAAATTGCGCCAGAATGCCCAGGGCATACAGCGGGAGATTCAAAATTTTTCCATCTTTTTTTAAATTCAAAAGCGTGGTCCTGAAAAGATCAGGCGGGGAAAACTGCGAATCGTATGAGCGCAGGCTCTTGCTCCGGGGATTCACGCCGGCTTTCACCTCAAGAGGAAAAATCCGGCCCTTAAGGCGGCATAAAAAATCCAGCTCCGCCCTTCCCCCTTTGCTTCTCCAGTAATAAAGCGGCCGCTGGAAGTGGGAGACCAGCTGCTGGGCCGCGTAATTTTCAACAAACGCGCCCCCATACTCATTAAACAGCCGGTTTCCCTGGGCCGGAATCTCCGCCGGCGTCCCCGACATGGCGCCCAAAAGACCCACATCCAGGGCGTACACCTTGAAACATCCGCTGTCCGCGTAATACTTCAAAGGATGCCTGGGAGTTTCCGCCACTATGGCCCGATGAATCAGGCCGGCGTCCTCCAGCCACACCAGCGCGCTTTCATATTCCCTGGCGCGGGCCCCTTTTTTGACGGCGCTGAAAACGAATTTTTTGTTTTCCCTGGCCAAATGCCCGGGGATGGAGTCCCAAATGAGCGTCAGCTTGGGGATGTCGAAAGCCGGGGCGTGTTTTGCGAAATCCATGACATAAGAGGTGACAATCTCTTCCTGCGCCCGCCGGGTCTGTCTTGCGTCCCCGGTTTCAAAAAAAACCCTGACGGCTTCCGGCATGCCGCCGGAAAAATAATATTTTCGAAGCAAATCAATCAGATGGGAATGAAACGCCTCTGAAAGAGGCTCCGGGTCCCGGAGGCCTTCCAGCAGCTTCCGATACCGGGACTCTCCCATGGCGTCCAGAAACTCCATAAATGTCATGGGAAAAAGATTCAGGAAATTCACCTTTCCCACCGGAAACGATCCCGGCTCGGAAAGTTTGATCCCAAGGAGGGAGCCCGCCGCTATGATGTGGATATCGTTTCTTTTTTCCTGGAAATATTTCAGCGAATTCAAAGCCGCGTTGGAGGTCTGTATCTCATCAAAGACCACCAGGTCAACGCCGGGTCGAATCCTGTGGCCATAGTAGAGGGAAAGCTCATTCAAAATCCGGTCCGGATTCAAATCGCGCTGAAAAAATTCGCCGAGATAGGGATCCTCCTCAAAGTTTCCATACACCATCTTTTCATACTCATTTCGGCCGAACTTCTGGATGATGTAAGTTTTCCCGGTTTGACGCGCGCCTCTCAGCAAAAGGGGCTTTCGCCCAAAAGAAGATTTCCATTCCGACAGCCGCTGATATATATCTCTTTTCATGGAAGATAAAATGCCATATCCGAACCCGGATGTCAACGTCTTACGAGCGGATAATGTGAGTTCAATCACATTTTTCGCGCGAATAATGTGAGCATAATCACAAAAACCGACTGAATGGCCCATTTTTTTCCGCCGGTTGACAGGGTATGCATGAAATGCTATTTTTATTCGTCAAAGGAGGCTTATCATGAGAACAACGCTTGATCTTCCCGAAAAATTATTGACCGAAGTCATGCGGGTCACCCACTCCAAGACCAAAACAAAAGCCATTGTCACCGCCATGGAGGAGATGATTCGAAAATCCAAAGTCGCCGAGCTGAAAGACTTCAAGGGAAAAGTGGATCTGGAAATGGATTTAAACGTCATACGGGGCCGGCAATGTTGATTTTAGTGGACTCTTCTGTCTGGATCGATTATTTCCGAAGCGGAGAAAAATCCGAAAAACTTGATCTCATCATTGATGAGAATCTTGTGGCGATCAACGATTTAATTCTCGCCGAGCTGATTCCTTTCCTTAGAGTTCGAAACGAAAGAAAAATAATCCGCCTTCTAAACGCCATCTGCAAATTGCCGTTATCAATTCAGTGGGGACGGGTGATTGAATGGCAATATGAATGTTTGAAAAATGGTTTCAATGGAATCGGCATACCCGACTTGATCATCGCCCAAAATGCCGAACAAAATCAATGCCAAATCTACTCTCTGGATAACCATTTCAAACTAATGAAGAATATCTTCAGGATAGAATTGATTTGACGGTGTGACCGGGCAGGATTCATCCGAAACATGCGACGCAAGGAGGCCCCAAAAAAACCATGAGCCGGACAAATAAAACCCAGGATTTTTCATTCGCCACCCTGCCCACGCTCGAAAAAAAAGCGTTCAGGATGGGCGTGGCCGGGAACTACGGAATCGACTCCTCAGACATCCGCTGGGCCGCGGAACACGGGGCCAACTACTGGCTCTGGGGCCTGCGTTTTAACAAAGTCGCCGAAGGGATTCGGGATGTCATCGCGAAAGACCGGGACAGGCATGTGGTGGCGTTTCTCGGATGGGGACTCTCCGGCCGCCAGGTCCGCCGGGGCGTTGAAAAGGCCCTTTCCAGGCTGAACACCGACTACCTGGATGTGTTCAAACTGGGCTGGCTGGGCCGGACATCGGTTTACACCCGGAACGTGACGGATTCGCTTCTCAAACTCAAACAGGAAGGCAAGATCAAGGCCATCGGGACCAGTATTCACGACCGGGAGCGGGCCGGGCGTCTGGCGCTGGACCCGAAGATGGATCTTTTGATGATTCGCTACAACGCCAAGCACACCGGCGCCGAGGAGGATATTTTCCCCCATTTAAAAGAGCGCGGCCCCGCGGTGGTGGGATACACGGCCCTGGCCTGGGGCCAGCTGATCAAACCCTTGAAAAAAATCGACGCCCCTCCCCTCACGCCCGGGCTGTGCTACCGCTTCGCCCTGTCCAGCCCCCATGTCCACGTGGTCCTCACCGGCCCCCGGAACAGGGAACAGCTCAGGGCCAATTTTCAGGCGCTGGAACAAGGCCCCCTGGACCCCCATGAGATGGAGCGGGTCCGGCGATACGGAAAACAGATCAAGGCCAAACGGAGACTGGATTACATTCGGTAGGGGACGGTTTGAATTCCACGTAAATCCGTGATCCCGGGTTATGAGCCGATAATCAAAAGCGCGATGTAAGGCACAAGGTTAAAAACCAGGAAAAAAATTTTATACAGCCCCACGAACGAGTAAATGACCACGCCGAAGGTTTCCCGGGGCATGGGAAACCACATGCTCTGGATGCGATAGACCAGGCCCGGGGCCAGCATGCACAGCAGGGACCAGATCACAAGCAGACTACCATTTATGATGGAACACCACATGAAAAACGCGGTCAGGGTCTCAATGTCCATGACGCTCCTCCTTTTTTAATTGTTTATGGCGTCAAAAACGCCCGGCGCGGGCCATTTAACCGTCAGAATCAGGATTTCAGGATGAACAGGATGGACCGCGGAGGTTTTTGTAGGGGCGGACCCCTGTGTCCGCCCTTGTCGTCAAACCCCGACCTGGATATTATTATATTGTAGAGACGCGCGGCGCGCGTCTCCAACGGCCAACCACGCGCTTCCCTACCTGCCCACCATCACATACGGAGACCAGAATTCAGGATCACGGTATTTTATGTCTTTGTGGCGGATAAAATGCAACCGTGTCCGGCGCATGGCCTCGCCGGGGGTCATCTGTGGGGTGGAGGAAAGCCATGTGTCGTGAAATTTCACCATAAAGTCCTTCGCCGATTCATCCAAAACCGGGCTCAAGGTCATCAGGATCGACCGGGCGCCCGCCGTCCGAAAGGCCCGGACCAGGCCGTAAACCCCTTCGGAATAATCCACCACGCCCCGGGGGAAAAAACAAAACACGCCATTGGCTGGCATTTGAATCATCCAGTCATTCATCAATATTCATATTAATGGATCGGGTATTGAGGGTCAAGCGTTAAAAAAAAGGGCTTATGCCATCAAAAACGCCTTGCGGGCCGGACTCTTTTTAGGGTTGACATCGTCGGGTTCGGCCAGTACGTTTCTTTGGGAAAAAATGCTGGAGATGGGGCTTTTTTAACCGGTCTGAATCAGGATTTTCAGGATTTCGGGATGAACAGGATGAAAAAAAAATGACAACCCCGCGCGTCATCCTGAAAATCCTGAAATCCTGAAAATCCTGATTCAGACAGGGAAAGAAGATGAATGTTCAAGTCGATTTAAGAATCATCAGGAAAGGAAGGAAAGGATGGACAGCGGAGGCTTAAACAACATCACATACAGAATAAACGGCTGCGCCATGAAAGTCCACAACGCCCTTGGAAATGGTTTTCAGGAGGTGATTTACCAGCGGTGTCTGGCCATTGAGCTAAAAAAGGAAGGCCTTGCTTTCGTCCGGGAACAGGAACATCCCATCTATTACGACGGAATAAAAGTGGGAACGAGGAGAGCCGATCTTGTGGTGGCGGACCGGGTGGTCGTCGAGTTGAAGGCGTTGATCCATTTAGAAGATGTCCATCTCGCCCAGGCCAAAAATTATGTGACGGCATACCGTAAACCCGTGGGCCTGCTCATCAATTTCGGAGCGAAGAGTTTACAGTTCAAAAAAATTTACAACCCCGCGTGTCATCCTGAAAATCCTGATCCAGCCAGGGAAAGAAACCATTAAAACATGAAAAAAATCACCGTAAGCGGCGTGCCCATTGACGTGGTCCGCAAGAATATCAAAAACATAAATCTTTCGGTGTCCCCTCCGAATGGCCGGGTTCGAATCTCCGCCCCCTTAAGAATCCCGGATGACGCCATTCGACTGTTCGCTGTCTCAAATCTGGGCTGGATTCAAAAAAACCGGGAAAAATTTAAAAACCGGGAGCGCACGGCCCCAAAAGAATTCAAAGACACGGAAACCCACTATTTCCAGGGCAGGCGATATGGCCTGCGGGTGAGGGAAATCGCGAGAGGCGGAAGAGTCGAGCTGAGCGAAAAAGACGGTCTGACGCTGTATGTCAAACCCGGATCAAGCGTTGAATACAGGCGTCGCGTTTTCCAGGAATGGCGACGCCGGGAGCTTAAAAAAACAATCCCCGAAATGCTGGCCCATTGGGAAAAGAAGATGAATGTTCAAGTTCATTTCTGGGGCGTCAAGCGGATGAAGACCAAATGGGGCTCGTGCAATATTTTGCGAAAACGAATCTGGCTCAATCTGGAACTGGCAAAAAAACCCGTCCAGCTCCTGGAATACGTGCTGGTCCATGAAATGACGCATCTTTTGGAAAGACGCCACAACGCCGAATTTAAAGCCTGGATGGACCATTTCCTGCCCGGCTGGAGAACGCTCAAAGACGCGCTCAACAAAACGCCGATTGGGTATGAAGACTGACGGCGAGCCGGCCCGCTCCCTTTAATCGCGCGCGCCACACAAAAACCGCCGCTTATCCGGGCGATTTTTGTGGTTGACATTTGTAACCTAAAGGGTTACATTTAAGGTGTCATGATCAAATCATTTAAACATAAAGGGCTTGAAATTTTTTTTTATGATGGAATCAAAAAAGGAATCCGACCGGAACATGCGGATAAAATATCCAGAATTTTAGACCGTCTCAACGCCGCGAATGACATTATGGATATGAATTATCCCGGGTCTTATCTCCATAAACTTTCAGGAAAACTGAAAAATCAATTTTCTGTAAGGGTTTCAAAAAACTGGCGTATATTTTTCAAGTTTATGGATGGCGACGCATATGTCGTTGACTATGACGATTATCACTGAAGGATCAAATGATGAAAAGAATGAAGCGAAAACCCAGTCATCCCGGATGCATACTAAGAGAAGATTATATTAAACCACTGGCGATAACGGTGACGGAAATGGCTTTCCAATTGGGTGTGTCCAGGAAAACGCTTTCCAAAATACTCAACGAGAAAGGGTCCGTGACACCGGACATGGCTTTGCGGCTTTCAAGGGCATTGAACACCACGCCGGAACTGTGGGTGAATTTACAGAAAACCTTTGACCTTTGGGAAGCGGAAAACTCATCCACCGACTGGCGTCGCGTTCGTTCGCTTACTGAAAACGTCTTGAGCCCCGGCCGTTTGTAGGAGCGGCCCTTGCGGCCGCCCTTTTCGGCGAGCCGGCCCATCCAAGAAAGGCGCCGGGATACGGGACGGCATCGTAAAAATTCGATATACAAGGCGCGGCGCTTATTTTTAATTGAGGCAATACTGTAGTATGCCTCAATTAAAAATAAGCGCCGCAACGCCGTAGATCGGATTTTTTACGACGCCATCAAAATTATTCGTCCAGCTTATTGACCTGAATGGAAAGCTCGTCCAGCTGTTCTTTCACCGCCTCCGAAGGGGCGTCCGTGAGGAGACAGGAGGCCTTCTGGGTCTTGGGGAAGGCGATGACGTCGCGTATGGAGGACTGGCCGCGGATGAGCATGGCCAGCCGGTCAAACCCGAAGGCGATGCCCCCGTGGGGGGGGGGCCCCGGACTCCAGGGCGGAGAGGAGGAAGCCGAATTTCTCCTCATACACCTCCCGCTCAATGCCCAGGGTTTCAAAGACTTTTTCCTGCACATCCCTCAAATGGATACGAATGCTGCCCCCCCCGATCTCGCAGCCGTTGAGCGCCAGGTCATAGGCCCGGGACCTCACCGACTCGGGATCGGAATCGAGTTTGTCATAATCCTCCTCCAAAGGCGCGGTGAAGGGATGGTGAACCGCCTGGTAACGCTTCTGGGTCTCGTCGTATTCCAGCAGGGGGAAATGGGTGACCCACAGGAATTTGAACTCGTCTTTGTTGATGAGGCCCAGTTTGTCGGCGATGTGGTTTCGCAGGTTGCCCAGGGCCTCATTGACGATTTTTTTCTGATCGGCCACGAAAAACACAATGTCGCCAGGCTCCATGTCCAGGCGTCCGGCCATTTCCTGTTTTTCAGCGTCGGTGAAAAACTTGGCGATGGGAGACTGCCACTTGTCCTCTTTGACCTTGATCCAGGCCAGCCCCCGGGCCTTGTAGATGGCGACAAAATCGGTGAGGTCGTCGATTTCCTTTCTGGAAAAAAACGCCGCGCCCTTGGCGTTGAGCGCCTTGACCATTCCCCCCTTCTTCACGACGTTTGCGAACACCTTGAACCCGGAGCCGGCCACAATGTCTGAGATTTCTTTCAGCTCCAGGTCGAACCGGGCGTCGGGTTTATCCAGGCCGAAACGGTCCATGGCCTCGTCATAGGTCAGGCGCTGAAATGGAAGCGCCGGCTCTTTTCCCAGCAGGTCCTTAAACAGCTTGCTTATCATGCCCTCGGACAGGGCCATGATGTCATCTTCCCCCACAAAGGACAGCTCCATATCCACCTGGGTGAACTCGGGCTGACGGTCGGCCCTTAAGTCTTCGTCCCGGAAACAGCGGACAATCTGGAAATAGCGGTCAAAACCCGACACCATCAGAAGCTGCTTGAAAAGCTGGGGCGACTGGGGAAGGGCGTAAAAACGGCCGGGATTGACCCGGCTGGGAACCAGGTAGTCCCGGGCGCCCTCGGGCGCGCTCTTGGTCAGAAAAGGGGTCTCGATTTCTAAAAACCCGTTTTCGTTGAGATATTCCCGCATGGACCAGGAGGCTTTATGCCGGGCGATGATGTTTTGGGCGAGCCGGGGCCGCCTGAGATCAATGTGCCGGTTTTTGAGGCGGATGGTTTCTGAGACATCCAGATCGTCCTCGATCTGGAAAGGGGGCGTGGCGGCTCTGTTGAGAACTTTAAGCTCAGAAACCGTCACCTCTACGGCCCCGGTGGCCAGGTTCGGGTTCACCATGCCCTCGGGCCTGGGGTCCACCTTTCCCCGGACCGCGATGACATATTCGCTTCGAATGGAATGGGCCTTCTCATGGACCCGGGGGTTGATCCCGGGGTTGAACACCACCTGTGTGATCCCTTCCCTGTCCCTCAAATCCACAAATATGACGCCGCCGTGGTCCCGGCGCCGCTGGACCCAGCCCATCAAAACCACTTCGGCTCCCAGATCGTCCGCGCCAAGGTCCCGGCAGCTGTGGGTTCTTCTCATGTCTCCCAGATTGTCACTCAATTTTTCAAACTCCTTTCAACGGATTTCGTTTTTGCCCAGGCCCAGGGCTGATTCCACGTTTTCCACGATCCCCTCAAGGGGAATGGAAACCTGGGAGCCGGCGGCCATGTTTCTCAATATGACCTGGCCTTTTTCAAGTTCGTCATCGCCCAGGATCATCACATGCAAAGCCCCGAGCCGGTTGGCCAGTTTCATCTGACTTTTCAGACTTCTTCCGGAAAAATCCGCCTCGGCCCGGATCCCCCGGGCCGCGAAGCGGCATGACAGGTCGGAGGCCTTTTCCACGCACGCCTCTCCCATGGCCGCGATGAACACATCAGGGGATTTAAGACAGTCGGCGGCGCTCAGGCCCGAGATGGCGGCCAGGCGGTCAAAGCCCACGGCAAAACCGGCGCCCGGGGTGTCCGGCCCGCCCAGCGCCCGGATCAGCCCGTCATAGCGGCCCCCGCCCGCCACCGCGTTCTGGGCGCCCAGGGAGCCGGCATGGACCTCAAAGGTCGTGCGTGTGTAATAATCCAGCCCCCTCACCAGCTTTTTGTCCTGAACAAAGGCGATGCCCAGAGCGTCAAGAC contains the following coding sequences:
- a CDS encoding conserved hypothetical protein (Evidence 4 : Unknown function but conserved in other organisms), translated to MKNPFAYSHYVTGDSFCNRKKELSEIMKYIEGSQNAILYSHRRYGKSSLIRQAFRQIRETKMDIGTVYVELYGATSEKDFILSSFHALTRLESSLERLVKFFSQAAKNIRLNLSVDPMSGETSISPSFDPFDEKIALEELMGAIERYSEKRKLAIAFDEFQETGQFGGEGFEKRLRSFIQGHENVCYIFSGSRRRLLADMFNSSGRAFYKMADSLPLERIGTRSYLPWIDGLFRRKDVRLPRSLMEEIVARFENHPMHIQNFLFHLWEEIPGRDASLETIDRVEREMIQRKNTEYATLWETLTLNQKKTLKLIIRNRGAGLFTAESLQSVGLKTGSAASKAIAALSEKEIILKNGVWKIQDIVFKKWLQKTLSM
- a CDS encoding putative Diaminopimelate decarboxylase (Evidence 3 : Putative function from multiple computational evidences; Product type e : enzyme); the protein is MDKKTHTQSDPPAPLIPEHVLDVIRRVGAPCVVYDLPSFERSVRRMVRAFDACFFPVKCNPHPEMLKAAAGRRAGLDVCSPQEFEMARKTGIPGARISHTGVALEPGLMTRMAAAGAWVNLDSIQELDQWLSRLPGRPVSLRLKAGRDFYYLNKFGIGVRELPAALEKIRAAKARLAGVHVHFEHEGQTPGDLAREYLPFLETLSTHLGDAMGGLERVNLGGGWPAFGKKRENMTPDRIAGAFETRVAGPLKAAGFAGEIAVEPGAFAASGCGYWAAEAAVLKPGAKGGVVAVLNTAAPVPSPGLPYPVAVLRGKGADMAPVSGKASVFHTLTGLTNSPLDVIRESVALPGLRPGDTVVFCRTGAYLATSMSALHGRPAPPVHVAR
- a CDS encoding conserved hypothetical protein (Evidence 4 : Unknown function but conserved in other organisms); protein product: MGHSVGFCDYAHIIRAKNVIELTLSARKTLTSGFGYGILSSMKRDIYQRLSEWKSSFGRKPLLLRGARQTGKTYIIQKFGRNEYEKMVYGNFEEDPYLGEFFQRDLNPDRILNELSLYYGHRIRPGVDLVVFDEIQTSNAALNSLKYFQEKRNDIHIIAAGSLLGIKLSEPGSFPVGKVNFLNLFPMTFMEFLDAMGESRYRKLLEGLRDPEPLSEAFHSHLIDLLRKYYFSGGMPEAVRVFFETGDARQTRRAQEEIVTSYVMDFAKHAPAFDIPKLTLIWDSIPGHLARENKKFVFSAVKKGARAREYESALVWLEDAGLIHRAIVAETPRHPLKYYADSGCFKVYALDVGLLGAMSGTPAEIPAQGNRLFNEYGGAFVENYAAQQLVSHFQRPLYYWRSKGGRAELDFLCRLKGRIFPLEVKAGVNPRSKSLRSYDSQFSPPDLFRTTLLNLKKDGKILNLPLYALGILAQFLDITQKTPPNG
- a CDS encoding conserved hypothetical protein (Evidence 4 : Unknown function but conserved in other organisms) produces the protein MRTTLDLPEKLLTEVMRVTHSKTKTKAIVTAMEEMIRKSKVAELKDFKGKVDLEMDLNVIRGRQC
- a CDS encoding PIN domain nuclease → MLILVDSSVWIDYFRSGEKSEKLDLIIDENLVAINDLILAELIPFLRVRNERKIIRLLNAICKLPLSIQWGRVIEWQYECLKNGFNGIGIPDLIIAQNAEQNQCQIYSLDNHFKLMKNIFRIELI
- a CDS encoding Aldo/keto reductase, with protein sequence MSRTNKTQDFSFATLPTLEKKAFRMGVAGNYGIDSSDIRWAAEHGANYWLWGLRFNKVAEGIRDVIAKDRDRHVVAFLGWGLSGRQVRRGVEKALSRLNTDYLDVFKLGWLGRTSVYTRNVTDSLLKLKQEGKIKAIGTSIHDRERAGRLALDPKMDLLMIRYNAKHTGAEEDIFPHLKERGPAVVGYTALAWGQLIKPLKKIDAPPLTPGLCYRFALSSPHVHVVLTGPRNREQLRANFQALEQGPLDPHEMERVRRYGKQIKAKRRLDYIR
- a CDS encoding conserved hypothetical protein (Evidence 4 : Unknown function but conserved in other organisms), coding for MDIETLTAFFMWCSIINGSLLVIWSLLCMLAPGLVYRIQSMWFPMPRETFGVVIYSFVGLYKIFFLVFNLVPYIALLIIGS
- a CDS encoding hypothetical protein (Evidence 5 : Unknown function) — encoded protein: MNDWMIQMPANGVFCFFPRGVVDYSEGVYGLVRAFRTAGARSILMTLSPVLDESAKDFMVKFHDTWLSSTPQMTPGEAMRRTRLHFIRHKDIKYRDPEFWSPYVMVGR
- a CDS encoding GxxExxY protein, whose product is MDSGGLNNITYRINGCAMKVHNALGNGFQEVIYQRCLAIELKKEGLAFVREQEHPIYYDGIKVGTRRADLVVADRVVVELKALIHLEDVHLAQAKNYVTAYRKPVGLLINFGAKSLQFKKIYNPACHPENPDPARERNH
- a CDS encoding Metal-dependent hydrolase, with amino-acid sequence MKKITVSGVPIDVVRKNIKNINLSVSPPNGRVRISAPLRIPDDAIRLFAVSNLGWIQKNREKFKNRERTAPKEFKDTETHYFQGRRYGLRVREIARGGRVELSEKDGLTLYVKPGSSVEYRRRVFQEWRRRELKKTIPEMLAHWEKKMNVQVHFWGVKRMKTKWGSCNILRKRIWLNLELAKKPVQLLEYVLVHEMTHLLERRHNAEFKAWMDHFLPGWRTLKDALNKTPIGYED
- the higB gene encoding Endoribonuclease HigB, whose protein sequence is MIKSFKHKGLEIFFYDGIKKGIRPEHADKISRILDRLNAANDIMDMNYPGSYLHKLSGKLKNQFSVRVSKNWRIFFKFMDGDAYVVDYDDYH
- a CDS encoding Plasmid maintenance system antidote protein, XRE family, which codes for MKRMKRKPSHPGCILREDYIKPLAITVTEMAFQLGVSRKTLSKILNEKGSVTPDMALRLSRALNTTPELWVNLQKTFDLWEAENSSTDWRRVRSLTENVLSPGRL